CAAATAGCTTAACTTTGGCCGTTCTCAAGGAGCATAATATTGAGGTTAGTTCATCGCTAGTGAATGAGTTGTGCACTGCATTATACACTGGAAATCCACTACTTAGAAGTATTGCAAAAGGAGGGTCACTTGAAACAACATTTAAGCGCAAGAAGTTTTACTATGAAAAGTTTAATGTTGTTGAGCCAGAGGAATATGTTCTAgaggaaacaacaaaaaaaaactttcaatATATTCCACTGCTAAAGTTATTGGAGCAGTTACTTCAACGTGAAGATATTGTTGGAAAGCTAGTTGAAAACTATAAAAGGAGTCACTCAAATTCACAACTGCTTACATGTTTTCAGGACGGTGAGAATCAGAAGAACAATATTTTTTTTTCAAGTGAAGAGCTCAGAATTTCATTATGCCTATATATTGATGATTTTGAAGTGTGCAACCCACTAGGAACATCTAGAAAaaaacataaactttgtgcggttTATTGGATTCTGGGCAACTTGCCTTCTGGTTGCAGCTCAGCCCTTTCTTCAATCTACTTGGCACTGTTGTGTAAAAGTGAATTAATTAAATCTTTCGGTTATGAAAAAGTACTTGAGCCTCTGCTGCGTGATTTAGTCAGACTTGAGAAGCAAGGTTTATTCGTGCCCCTCCTTGGTTCATTTATCAAGGGTACAGTTCAGTGTGTCGTTGCTGATAATCTGGGGGCCCATGGGCTTGGAGGATTTGTGGAGAATTTTTCAGCTAATTATTTTTGTCGTTTCTGTACAGCCCAGCTTTCTGATATAAATACGTGTGAGGTAAAGACAGGATCATTTGAACGAAGAACAAAGGAAAATCATCGGCTTCATGTCAAGACTGCTCAAGAACAAGGTGTGAACTGTTTAGGTGTAAGAAAATCGTGTGTTTTAACGGATAACCTCTCGTATTTTAATGTTGTTACTGGTTACCCTCCCGACATTGTGCACGATTTCTTTGAAGGAATTGTTCCTGTCGAGTTGGCCCAGTGTATTGACCATCTTGTGTCAAAAAAGTATTTTTCTCTCGAACAACTGAACAATCGTATTCGTTCTTTTCCTTACAAGGAAGGAGATAAAACTAATCGCCCCACTGTGTTATCAAAAGCTGTAAGTAAGAAGAAGAGACGTTCTCTTGGGGGTAACGCACATGAAAACTGGTGTCTTATTCGCTTGCTTCCTTTTATCATTGGGCCAAATGTCCCTGCTAATGAACCAGCCTGGCTGGTTATTTTAGACTTAAAAGATATTGTCGAGCTTGTAGTAGCTCCTGTTCACAGTCTTCAATCTGTTGCATATTTGGAATGTAAGGTCTCAGAGCACCGAAAGCGTTACCAACAACTATTTCCTAACCAAAAACTGATGCCTAAACACCACTTTATTGAGCACTATGCAGAAATGATCAAATGTTTCGGTCCTCTTGTGTCGTTATGGACGATGAGATTTGAGGCCAAGCATAGTTTCTTCAAACAGGCTGTTCGGAACATCAAAAGCTTCAGAAACATAGCCGGCTCTTTAGCTCGTAAACATCAGTTAATGGTTGCATATAGAATGCTTTGTCCTGATGATGAAAACTCTACAGATGTTACTCGCGTGACAGAAGTGCCGTTGGATGTCCTTAAAGACAATGTTGTGAAAAGTATCACTAACAAACATCCAGACGTGACTGCTGTTAACTTAGCCACTGGCGGTTTTGTGAACAATATTCAGTACAAAAAGGGGATGATTGTTGTGCACGGATCATGTGGTGGTCTACCAGATTTCTGTGAAATTCAAcatttgtgcattattaaaaaagaGACCCTCCTTATTCTGAAAAGACTAAATTCATGGTACATGGAGCACTATAGGGCTTTTCACCTACAAACAACAACAGATGTTGTTGTTGTATCCATGACAGAGTTGGCCGACCCATACCCCCTATGCGACTATGAAGTTGGACACTTGCGGATGGTCACCTTAAAAAGACATATTCACATtggtaattgttttattttttttcactcATTGTTCGGTAAACAAACATTTGTGGCAACAAGTAAGTTTAATACAAATAAAACTGTCATGTTTTTTAGACTATTGAGTAGTGTTTCATGATCCAGGAATTATCTATGTATGTATTTAGAAATATTGTCTGCTGGACAGTATTTCTTAAAAAAAATCCCTAAGGATAATCTATACACTGGTCTTGTTTTTCAGCTTGAAGAATGGCTGCTACTTTGAGGGTGATACTTGGAGTGGACAATTCATCCAAGTTGGTGCTTCCTTCTGGAATCCCTGGTTCAGTGGACATTTTAAAAGAGGAAATACAAAGACAGTTTGGATCGACTGAAGATTTCAGGCTTCAATATAGAGATGTTGAGTTTGACAATGAATACATGAATCTAACCACAACTGGGGACATTAAAGACAAGAGTACAATCAAAGTAATTTACACTCAAAACTCTGAGCCGTCCACTGTGCCCACCACAGCACCCACAGCTGTCTCCAGAGAGACATTACCACAGTTTAATGCGCCATCCTTGCCAGACACTGAcatcctttcctcctcagactccAGTTCCTCTTGTTCATCTCTTCGCGTGCGGAAATGGCCCTTAAACTTTCCAATACCAACGTTTAGTTTTGATGTGGATTTTCAGTTACACAGAGCCCAGCAAGAATATGAAAACAATGGGACTCTCTTAGACCCGAGCCCAAAACTCAAATCTGACATATTAGATATGTTAGCATCAGAAATTGCAAAATACAAAGTTTATCCATCAAGTGGAGATATTGATGATGTCGCTAAAGCGTTAATTCAAAAATATCCCTTTCTCAAAGAGAACGGATCTGTGACTGGCTGTGAAGGCTGGAAAGTAAGCCTAAAATACAAAATGGCCAATTACCGGACAACACTGAGAAACATAGGGTGCCCAGAGGTGGCAATAAACACTCTACAACACAAGAGAGAACGAGAGGAGAGTCCACGTCGAAACAACGTCAAAAAGCCACGGAAAGCAGAAGTGAACTTTTTACCACAATACCCTGCAGGAGAAACAAACAAAAGTCTGGAGGAAGAACGACAAGCACTACTGATTGAGGTGAAGAAAACAAACAACGAtcaaataatcaaaataaagatGGATAAGACGTTTGCACACAGAAGAAGAGAGGTGATTGAAGAGATGCCATTCATCGCAGAGTTCAAGAGCAGATGGCCGGCCCTCTTCAAAGTACCCGAGGTATGTATGAGTTTGAGTCCTGGTTTAAAACTGGTCGTGAACAGAAAAGTACTGCTACAAAGGTGATGTCACCGAGCTGATGTCTTTTCAGCTTAGTTGTGTTGTGAGAAAGGCATCACCAGTGGAATGAAAAATTTTGGGAAAACTTTgctaacattttattttattttattgattagCATTCAAATATCTCAGTGAAGACAGAATAAAGATTATCACAAAGCAAGAAAGCATGAGACAAGGCTAATCAAAAGGTATTGGCTGAAGCATTTGCTTATTACGCCAACCCTTTTAACAAAAGATCTTTTTGCATGCAGCTACTGTACACAGGGCTCGGAAGCATAAAACAAAGCCAAAACagacaaaccaaaaaaaaaaaaaaactttccaccTTAGATAAATAACTACATCAAAGCAAAACAATcaagttgtttttttgtttttgtttttttgctcttTTCATTCTTGATTTATATATTTCTCTAATACTCTATTTTATCATGATACACGTCAGTTTCATTTTACAACTAAAGTGCAAAATCGTACTGCATGCGTGAGGCACTCTTTTGCAGCCACCTGATTGTGCCAGTCCATCTATAAATGTTTTGGGTGGCATATTGGAATAACTTTTCTGtctattaaaaaatatttttttttcgtAATTGATTTTGGCACATTCCCATCtgatgaatcgatttttttccccctttttctTTCTTTAAATCAAACCTGGACAGCACCAGAACTTTTTGTCTGGTATTAGATCAGGTTTGGTCTGATTTAGTCCTGTTTTTAGCTGAACAATTAAAAAAATTTTATTTTTGAACTTTGTAGATCAATGCGGAGTTCACCCGAATCACCACAGTTCCACTGCTGTCCACATTCATGAGAAGTCTTGACCAGTACTCTAACCAGTTGATGAAGATTCTACGAAAAAAAGGAGGGGAAACAGCACGGCAGATCACAGCAGCGTTGTCTGCAATTTCACAGGTATTCTGTCTTGTTAAAATGTTCTGTAACTAATAGATTAGTTGCAGGTTGATCTCAGGTCTGGTTATGAACCTGTATTTTTAACTTTCTTGGGTTATTTTATGCTTGTTCTCTCCTCCTTCTCATCTCGCTTTTGGCTTATATTCTGGATTTGGTCCTGACACAAAGCAGAGCTAAGTAACTCATGCCCCTAGAGGCCATAAGTGCCGCTGCTGGCATTGCAGCTCTTTCCTTTTTTTTGTTACTCATTAATTGTCCAAAGGAATAATTAGCTACACTGAGAAAAGACAAAGGCAGAGGACATTTCACATTTCGCCACAACTCAGTGACACAATAGATTATTTTTTCTTCACTCAAACTAGGTATAAATACTGCAACTGTGGAGGTAGCCCGCATACCTCATATTAACGTGACAGTGTAGTTTTTGTCATTAAtttttggaaatatccatcaaaatgtttttgATTCCTTTGAACAACACTCCTAAGCAACAACACTTTTCTTCCTTCTTTTGGGTGGTACACCATGCTAAAGCTGCATTTCCCGCAACCCAATGTATCGCAATCAGTGTAATTGGACTCTAAACTTAAAATCTTTATGGGAATGAATTGGTAAGCTTCTCATTCTCTAACACAAAATAGTACTTGCTTGCAAAAAGTATGTTTAAAATTACttagaaaaaattatgaattggttaaacaataataaaaattgACTTGAGTTCTGTGGGGGTCTCTAAAAACTTCAAAAAAGTAATTGCTCTGCATGTGTCGTTTTGTTTAGAGTTCCCGAATCGAAGTGAAGCGTGAATGCATCCTTAAAGCTGTGATTATATACCTGAATGAGAACCCTGAAAATCTCATCAAAGAGTACATGGTAAGTTCATTTTTAAAAGGATATTCCACCCCTCAGTAAAATTTTGACTGTCATAATTCCCAGAGTTTTGTAAGttgaaaaatgtattttctaaacaagCCCAGgtattctcctgatctggcagcaATCAGTTTTCTTTAAATTAGCTTACAACAGTAAAGTGCATGGGAACTACTAGGATTTTCTTTCCATTCACCTAAATTGTTTTATGCGAAACTAAAGAAAATAACCCTGGTCAGCAGAATATTGATAATATTATTGATGCATTCTCCTTCTGCCCTCTCCATGTTTCATGTATCTTCTTCTTGGTCTTTATTTGGTGATAGTCTTAAATCCACATCTTTCTTTGGTCTGTTCTTCTCAGTCTCATTCAAGGATATGTGTAATTAGGGTAGTGTGTACCATTTTAACTAAAATGGAGTGAATAGATAGATGTTGCGATGACCAAAATACAACAGATTTAATATATTTCTATCCTTTTCAGGATTGCAACGTGATGGAAGCTGATGAGCTCGAGAGGATGGATTTGGGTGTTTATAAAATAATCCACGAAGGAGCACAGCCTGATGACTCCCTTGAAGATGTTGGCATCATTATCGAGAGATGCACCGTCTTGCAGGATCTTCACGATGTGGCGAGCGGGTGTGCACTTTTGTTTGGGCTAATCTATTGCCTCAATCTGAGTTACCCAAAGCCACTTCGCTACACATTTGAGTTCTTCCAGAAGGTGCTCATGGGCCTGGAAGACAAAAAACTGTCTAACAAAATCCAAGTGCTGAAGAACAAACTCTGCCAAAAGGAGACACAATgactcttctaaaaaaaaaatgtcCCCCAAAATAAGTGCTCTGTTTTCTTGCAGAGTAAAAATGTTACAGTTTAAAAGTTTATAAATACATATATGTTGATCCTTGTTTGTAAATATTTTTTCAGCACTTTTAATGTTTAAGAGATTTACTGAATGCCATTTTTCTTTTGATTGTGGAAAAGAAAACACATTTCAGAAACTGAGTTTTTTTAAACTGGGGACAAAATTACCCAGattgatttttgttgttgttgtttcactTTAACATTTCTGCAGTTTGAGTTACTGTGGTAATTCTGCAGACTGTAGCCATTGCAGACCTACAACTACTACACTGCACTGTCACTTGGTTGAAACTGGAAAGTTGTTTCAAATGTTTACATTTTGTTTTAGGCACTTCATTTAATGTTGCATTATGCAGTGTTTTTTCCATGTTTAAGCTTTGGCTCATTGAAAGCTATTGTTCAAGTTGTTAAAGCAACACAATTTTTTTCTCTTGTATTTATACTTAGTTTTAGCTCTGGTGTACCAAGTTTCCATTGCAGGTCAAGGATATTGagttttataaatgttaaagtatgTGTGCACAAAAATGTGAAAGGTTGTCACCTGTACTCAAATGAAGTGCTGGATTTTTGGGCCTAGTATTAAGAATGTTGTGAGATTTGCtacatgcattttttttttttgttagaaaTACCAAAGTTATAGTTCTGAATCTGATTTTTGGAACTGGGGACTAAATCGTCCAGATTAACCTTTTTGTGTCATTTAAGTATTTTATGTAATTGGATTGCTGTGATAGATCTGCAGATCTGACTATAATCAAATGTATTGAATTCGGCATCCTACGGCACACTACAGTGTCACTTTGTTAAAACTTAAATGTTGCTTCCAATGTTGCTCCATTTAATATTGCCTTATGCAGTGTTGTTCCCTGTAGAAGCTTTGCCTTGCTTATCGTTAATAAAGTTGTTGGTGCAGcacccttttttttttctttttgcattgACACTTTATGTAAGCTTTGGTGTAAAAGAGTTTTCTATTGTAGGTCAAGGATCTTGAATGTTATAAATGGTAACATGTGAGCAAGTGTAAAACGGTTCTTGAGTTGTCACCTGTACTGTAGTTAAGTTTTGGACCTTTTGCTGAAGACCTCTTAAGTTCCAAACACCTAATTACAATGTATAGATGACAACTCAGGAATTTTTCTAGACTTGTTTTGATGATACCTAAACATTTAGCATATAGATGAAACTATTCATTAAATCATAATTAATCAAATTAATTAGGTCCAAAGCACAATGTAAATGGTgccattaaattaaaattaatattgtCAATTGAACCTAAAGCAATACAGTTAATACAATGAACAAAGTGTTTAAATTCAAATTAATGGTGTTAAATAGTGACAATGAAAGGAAAGCTGTTGCTTTTATATAACAATTTCACTTCTGGTATACATCACCATTGAAATTGCAGACAACAACCATATTGATTTATGTTTAATTGACCAAGTTTTGTGGAAAAGATTGCCTTAACTTTGTCAATTAAATCCAACGTTTTATTTCTTAGAGTGTAGTTTCCTttcaattaaaacaacaacaatggtCTTACTCTTATTAACAACTTCAACAACAATAAGAATAAACATGTTTGGTTCATTAAAGGCAGCTTTACCAATTGTAGTTTATTTTCAGCTTGTGTTCCCTAAAATCATCCAACTAAATTTGGACCATTTTCTTTCCATTTTGCCTTTGAGAatcataatgtacaaaactatttCAGCTATAAAATTTTAATGGGTTTTTTAACAGATGTAGTCATTTGAAGCACCCGAAAGCCTAAAATGGTTACACTTTTGGCATTACTCATTAACAGTAATTAATCTCTGGAAGTATCCATCGAaacgttgttgaaaataaataaaattatatccGGTTGTTGAAAAGTATTGGTGACTTCATaccaaataaccataaaaattgtgtCCAAAGTACATAGAGCGTGGGTCTTGCGTCTTTAGGGTACACCTTATTGCCCTGTTTCCTTCTGGCTAGCTTGGGTCCTGTGTTtgccgatgacatcacactagctgattggctggacgtacaacttacggaagttacgttaccacgtttgaaaacatttaggcagtaagaaacacgaaattaataacaaaactgctaaactctttccaaaacatacgTGAAAAAacagagtaaaaaaaaagttatatattttggccgagcggtGTTGCCGTAGAaagatgatgtcatcagcaggcgcaggaccctgagcagatccagaaactacagaGGCAGAAAACTACAATCTGTTATGCATTCTCTCAATGGATTTAACTGAAAAAACATCAAACTCTGAGGAGTTACGCCAAGGTCGagcgctttctgctccacaggtaacaacatttaccgcaaagtttttttttaaactagcgacagttaCAGTGATTTggcgtaaaactaccctgaagtgTTTGTACTGCCCCCTTGggacaggaaactacacactgccactttaaaatgGTGATGCAGCAAGTGAACACGAACATATATGTTGTGTTGTATGTCTCTTTTCTCCCTGCCTGTCCACTCCGGTACGTAGACGAATGCGGTTTAACGTGCCACAAACGTAATGAAGGCTGCTGCACAACAGGAGGACTATCCCACATCCCTTTTGCTGTAGAGTAAAACTGCTTAGCAGGTTATGTCACCCAGATCAACCATTCTGTCTGCCTCTACTGCCAAAACAGGTCAggttaaaaattaaaaacaaaaacacaaacatattATTTAGGTCTCTTACCACATGTCTAATTGACTTTAACAGATAAAAGCAACACACACGTGTAACATACCAAAAGGGTCCATTTTTCACCATCTACATtgaccaacataataacctttcatctacagaaataaatgcacgttctgtttggccttccagaaccagaaggttctgttcaacACGTGTTGATATTCCATCAAgaccagtggcggatttagcgatttgggggcccaaggcgaatacAGACATGAGCCCCCTTACACTTAAtattcgacaatcttatctttaactggatttgcgaaactctctcatgagttattttccctttttattagtcttcCTCTTTTTTCATGTATTTCCTTccttttgagtgccttcaatgtttgctctgctttcttcttcctgtcagtgctcttgtgcttttgcctttttttatgctattttccattttggtcaatgttttcctccctttaaacattttcca
This sequence is a window from Nothobranchius furzeri strain GRZ-AD chromosome 3, NfurGRZ-RIMD1, whole genome shotgun sequence. Protein-coding genes within it:
- the LOC107372453 gene encoding uncharacterized protein; protein product: MAATLRVILGVDNSSKLVLPSGIPGSVDILKEEIQRQFGSTEDFRLQYRDVEFDNEYMNLTTTGDIKDKSTIKVIYTQNSEPSTVPTTAPTAVSRETLPQFNAPSLPDTDILSSSDSSSSCSSLRVRKWPLNFPIPTFSFDVDFQLHRAQQEYENNGTLLDPSPKLKSDILDMLASEIAKYKVYPSSGDIDDVAKALIQKYPFLKENGSVTGCEGWKVSLKYKMANYRTTLRNIGCPEVAINTLQHKREREESPRRNNVKKPRKAEVNFLPQYPAGETNKSLEEERQALLIEVKKTNNDQIIKIKMDKTFAHRRREVIEEMPFIAEFKSRWPALFKVPEINAEFTRITTVPLLSTFMRSLDQYSNQLMKILRKKGGETARQITAALSAISQSSRIEVKRECILKAVIIYLNENPENLIKEYMDCNVMEADELERMDLGVYKIIHEGAQPDDSLEDVGIIIERCTVLQDLHDVASGCALLFGLIYCLNLSYPKPLRYTFEFFQKVLMGLEDKKLSNKIQVLKNKLCQKETQ